The genomic segment ACAACACTATAGTGACTATATCAGCCAATAGTAACTAATATAGCAAATCTCCTACCTCAAGTGAGGCAGTCACTTCACTCAGGTAGCTTCTTATCCTGAAGGCAGCCCGCTTGTCCTGCCGGATAATTTCACTCCAGCTTTTACACACTTGACCACACCTGTCAAATAAACAATGCTGGTATGAGACCAATATTTCCAGCCCTCTCTGCACCTTGTCAAGCCGTATGGTTTGAGAAATAAATCAGGTtacacattaaattaataaaactatACAAAAGCAAGTTGTCAACTTTGAAGGTGAAATACAGATCTATAATTCAAAACTTCCAGACATCATCAACTTGGACAAGAATAATGTCCTGTACTTTGGTCTGAGTTAAGCAtccattaaacatttaaatgtgtattAAATTGACAGGATTCTGTATAACTTATTGTGTACACTATAAGATTTTGAACATAAATGAACATGTGTGACAGTAGCATAAGATAAATTTGATGGGAATTGAGCTATTTGGTCATTGAATGTGCTGAGATATACAATTGGTGAGTAGAtaagcttttgtttgttttatagcaATGATGAGTTAAGTTTGTtaaaacatgaactcacctGTGGATGCTCTCAGAGGCAAGGTGACCGAGTACGACAGCAAGGATGTGCCTGAGGTTCCTCTTCTTCAGTTCTGTGAGTATGTCTACCTTCCCCACCCCCATCTTCCTGCCAATCAGTCCTGCCAATGGCATAGCTGTCCTAAACGTCACCGGGGTCTGGGCCAGTGCTGCCGTGGACTTCAACTGCTCCTTCAGGTTTGGACTTTGGCCAGCAAACATCTGAGCATTCTGCTGGCACATAGCATGAACCAGCTGCAAAGCTGGAGTCAGTGAGAGATTTACTGGGGTTGTCCTGAGAGGGGTAACATCTGGATATGCAGCTGTGCCTAAAGGTGTCATGTTTTCTGGCTTGGCGGAGGTGGCTCTGAGAGGGGTGGCATAATCTGGTTTTGAATAGGTCAAACCATCAAAAGTCATACTATTATCACATTTAATAGAGAGAACCCTGCGAGGAGTAGCATCATCAGCAAAAACATCTTTAGAAGAGCTGTGGCACAGATTAAGATgttcatgttttctgtctgctGGGTCTTCTTCCGACTGAGAGCCCCCTTCCTTTAGCGTGGAGAGCCTGTGCTGACGCTGCAAACGGGAGCGCCGCTTTGCCTCGGCCAGATTTGGGGTTTCACAGTTTCTCCTGGAGGCAGggagcagcagctcctggaaTGAGCCATCGTGGTCCACTGAGGAGTCTTGGGAACTGAAACCACTGTCTTCACACATCAACCTATTGCAGGGTTAGAAGGGAATTAATGCCAGCATGCTTTCTGATTAATGAAAagaacattatttattcatagcTTCAAGTATTTGGCTggaaaaaattacaaatacatGGTGAAAGTCAAATCTTAAAAAAAGCATGTACCTGATGTACCTGGGTGTATGTGAGGAGGATGGAGTGCAAAAGAAGTAATTGAGGTCATTTGTCACAACACTGACTGGTGATGGAGAGTTTTCCTTGGATGAGACCGGCAGAGATTTTCTAGAGTTCGGAGTCTCAATAATCATTTGATCTGAGGCAGAAAAGCTCTTACTGAAATCTGCACTTGAGAGGGAACCTATTCTCTCAAACTCAGCAGGATGACCAGAGTGGAGTTTACCATCTTCAAGAGTGGAGGTCCTCATCTGTGAAAAAAGGACACGGCGTTTCCTGCCAGATAAAGGCAGGTCCTGTTTTAGGTTTAAAGTGGTTGATGCCAAAGCCCCCATCACTGAGTCTAGACAGTCCAACGATGCACTGAGGCAGTGATCAGACCGGATACTGATGGTGGACGATTCAGTCCTTCTGTTGCTCAGTGATCTTGTGCTGTCAGTTTTGACATCTGTGTTCGTTTTGCCCATCAGAAGTCTGTGTCGCAGCGATTCATCTCTTTTatacacttttggagtttcacaCCAACTAACTGTTGATGGCAGCTGTGTTGTCCTGGAGTCCTTGTTCAAAAACCTGACCgactctctgctcctctctttcGGTGTGACAGGAAGTCTGAGGTTCTCTTTGGGCGTCTCATCGAATTCAACAGGTGACAAAGACCTACAGAAGTCCACTCCACTGATGCTCTGTGGACTGTGGAATAACCCGGAGTATCCACTGTCAAAGCAGTCATCATAACAGTGCTGCTCTTTGCACCTGGCAGGGTAAACATTTGATTCAGGTGTGTACTGCATTTTCCTCCTTGATGTGCTAATTTTTTCCCCAGAACCACGAGGTGacctgcacacaaaaaaaagcagTTCATAATATATCAACTTCAGCATGGCATTAAATAACACAGCACAGCATTCTTGTCTGGTTACTAACTCATTATTTAAGAGTTACCTGAGAgattatgtaaaaacattgCAAATTGGCACAAAGAACATCTTAactgctgcatgtgtttgttaaGTTTCTAATTAGGCACCATTTTCGGACTCTTTTTTTGATAgatgataaaagaaaaaggtgGAGTCGGTCTTTCAGTGGTTCTCTGTGTACAGAGGCGTCAGTCTGAATCAGATCCTGACATTTTATTCCCAGTGAACACTGAGCCCACCAGCTAACGAGACAGCAGCTGGTTCATTGGGTGACCATTCATCTTAGTGTGCACGTTCTGATGAGCAAAATTACGTTAGACACAAAGACAACCAAGCATTAGATGTGAAGCCTTGAAATGGGCTTGACAAATAACCTTACTTACGCTAAACTCGTACTGCTTAGGAACAAACGTGTTAGGGTAATGAGCATGATGTGAGACACCTGCGTTAATGAGAAATCCACACGCTGACAAACGCAAACTCCGTGCgtgtaaaaaacacaatataaacacatacaccTAATAACAACATGTCAGCTTGGTGTTTACATCGACTTATATAAAATTACCTTTAAACCACATAACGTGTGCGATACATTCAACATAGTAGGGAACCACACGCTTCCTGAATGGTAGTGGCTCACCAAACTGCATAAAAACACATACTATTGTGCATTTATACCTGGAAGCATGAAAACTTACTTGTAGATGAAAGTGGGCCAATGTGAAGCCGGTGTTGTTCGGTCGGGATCAGCTGAAGAAGTTAGTCTGCGCCTCTCTTCCTTATTTGTGTTTGCTTCATGCTGGCCCACAGTCACCGAGCAGCCACGTTTTCAAATTTGGAGCCCGCTGTGGACGGTGTCACGTGTTTCCGCTTCAGCGTGCAGCTGGAGAGACAGCAAGCTCgtagaggcacttccggtgtcAACAGACACTGCCACTGACTTGTAAAGGCAGTTGCCGCGATTTGAGGCAGCTGTCACTGCTGCCGCCCTGTTAGAGGGCAACTACCGCTGTTTGTGACTTATTCCCAGAGATTTATACCTAGTTAAGAATGTTTATGAGAGTGTAACTGTTctgaacttctttttatttccttttattgaATACAGTCATGCAGTACatcgtttttaacatgaaattaggtGCCTCGGGTACAAGTCTTAGGTTAATGGGGTTAACTGTCCATGTATGTCTCGGGTCCACGCCATCATGATCCAGGTATATCAGAATTAAGTTATTGATTAACATTGTCCACAAACACAGTACATCTGACATAGCATTACATCAAGACAATATTCTGAGATAGCATGGCCTGCAGATGTCCATTGCTTAAAAGGGAaagcaaagtgaaaacaaaagcaatatatatatatatatatatatgtattgctCATATCAGATGGAAGTCTAGAGCAATCGGggaccagttgtttttaaaaacctctgttttcagttgtaatagGGCAGTCAAGTATTCCATCCTGTACATATCTTGAATTCTACCCCTCCATTGGGTTATTGTGGGGGGCTGTGGCTTCAGACAGCAGGCTGTTATTACTTTATTTGCTATTAAAATAAGGGCTCTCAGAAGTTTTGTCTGACCATTTTCTTCAAGGTTGTCAGGCAGTATCCCTAAAATAAAGTGTGTTGGTTCTAATGGTATGtctataaataaacatgtttttatttccttttgtattttttgccagTATTCTGATAACTTTGGACAGTCccaaaatatatgtgtgtggtcTCCTACCTTGCCATAACCCCTCCAACATTGTGCTGATGTAATGCTCCATTTAGATGTTATACGTGGAGTTCTGAAGTATCTACTTTTAAGCTTCCATCCAAATTCCCTCCAGTTAGGACTACTGGTTACTCTGTGTCCCTGTTCGAATGATTTTTCCCATTGTTCAtcagaaattgttatttttatctcTAGTTCccatttttctttaatatccAAATTATTCTCTTTTAGTTCTTCCTGTAATTTCCTGTATAAATGTGATATGAATTTTGCTTTCACTGTTCCTTGAATTGCCCATATGAAGAGGAAGTGTTCCATTTTGGATGGTGGTGAGCAGAGCTTTTCCCATTCTTGATGTGTATGTAAATAATGTCTTATTTGTAAATATCTGTAGAAGTCTTGGGTTGGCAACTCATATTTCTCTTTAAGCTGTTCAAATGACTTCAATACACCTCCCTCGAACAACTGGTCCAATACTACTATACccatctccctccatctttcaaAACACCTGTCCAGTCTAGCAGGAAGAAATTCTAAGTTGCTTGCTATTCTCATAGCTCTGGATATAGTCGTGGggagttttagtttttttcttacaACTGACCATATTTTTAGAGTATTTTTAATCCATATATTGGTAATCTTATTCTTCCCCCGTTGGTCTGAATTGAGGAATGGCAATGAGTCCAGTGGTGTGTCTGGGCATTCACTTTGCTCCATTCCTACCCATGTAGTATCTGTTTCTTGAGATACCCAAGCAACCATTGCTTGTAATTGGGCTGCCCAGTAATATTTTTTCAGGTCAGGCAAATTCAGGCCTCCGTTGTCTCTCAGACATAGTAGTCTTCTAAGTTTAGGTCTGGGTGGTTTACTTTGCCATATAAATTTGTAAAATCTTTTGTCCAGTGCAGTAAAAGTGGTGGCAGGAACATATATAGGTAGTGAttgaaaaagaaagagcaatCTTGGCAGAACATTTATTCTTATCGTTTCTATTCTTCCTATAAAAGAGAGTGGTAGGATTTCCCATCTT from the Limanda limanda chromosome 11, fLimLim1.1, whole genome shotgun sequence genome contains:
- the fbxo43 gene encoding F-box only protein 43, with amino-acid sequence MQYTPESNVYPARCKEQHCYDDCFDSGYSGLFHSPQSISGVDFCRSLSPVEFDETPKENLRLPVTPKERSRESVRFLNKDSRTTQLPSTVSWCETPKVYKRDESLRHRLLMGKTNTDVKTDSTRSLSNRRTESSTISIRSDHCLSASLDCLDSVMGALASTTLNLKQDLPLSGRKRRVLFSQMRTSTLEDGKLHSGHPAEFERIGSLSSADFSKSFSASDQMIIETPNSRKSLPVSSKENSPSPVSVVTNDLNYFFCTPSSSHTPRYIRLMCEDSGFSSQDSSVDHDGSFQELLLPASRRNCETPNLAEAKRRSRLQRQHRLSTLKEGGSQSEEDPADRKHEHLNLCHSSSKDVFADDATPRRVLSIKCDNSMTFDGLTYSKPDYATPLRATSAKPENMTPLGTAAYPDVTPLRTTPVNLSLTPALQLVHAMCQQNAQMFAGQSPNLKEQLKSTAALAQTPVTFRTAMPLAGLIGRKMGVGKVDILTELKKRNLRHILAVVLGHLASESIHRCGQVCKSWSEIIRQDKRAAFRIRSYLSEVTASLELRGGVHVPDAETRLTLLKRSALKTVQAQSRTSSYCTPQSGNRTSVQLQHCVVHSGSSNKREKFLEVAKTLFNDECLKPCPRCQHPARCHSVKGEGVCSRADCGFKFCTACLCTFHGSRECSSQSVGHRKKDILLPGSAQSRRNVKRL